Proteins co-encoded in one Streptomyces sp. NBC_01283 genomic window:
- a CDS encoding XRE family transcriptional regulator: MPRWKALPDELDSEVREFASQLRRLVDRSGLSIAAVSDRTGYSKTSWERYLNGRLLAPKGAIVALAEVTGTNPVHLITMWELAERAWSRSEMRHDMTMQAIRISQARAALGELGPNPPKGKGNSGAARNGAPGAGTGGGVDSADRPGRPGGSVTGVAGPAGVSPTVPPQMPYGGGGDQGAGPGPSGPAAPRRGADSPDRQRRRRKLTMFLAGVVGALVVIAAAVFLTGLGKDDKGDESAKPPASPSTSEKDLPAGVECTGKSCTGKDPETMGCGGELAGTTTRATVGKAVIEVRYSKTCGAAWARITQAAPGDKVTISGDGAKQNGTVNADFDAYTPMVAVKDGASAEACATLKAGQTGCTK; the protein is encoded by the coding sequence ATGCCTCGTTGGAAGGCGCTACCGGATGAGCTGGACTCGGAGGTCAGGGAGTTCGCCAGTCAGCTGCGCAGGCTCGTCGACCGCAGTGGTCTGAGCATTGCCGCGGTGTCGGACCGCACCGGGTACAGCAAGACGTCGTGGGAGCGTTATCTGAACGGGCGGCTGCTCGCTCCGAAGGGTGCGATCGTCGCGCTTGCCGAGGTGACGGGCACCAACCCCGTTCACCTCATCACCATGTGGGAGCTCGCGGAGCGCGCGTGGAGTCGCTCCGAGATGCGGCACGACATGACCATGCAGGCGATCCGCATCTCCCAGGCGCGGGCCGCGCTGGGCGAGCTGGGACCGAATCCGCCCAAGGGCAAGGGGAACAGCGGCGCCGCGCGCAATGGCGCCCCCGGCGCCGGTACCGGCGGCGGTGTCGATTCCGCCGACCGCCCCGGCCGTCCCGGCGGCAGCGTCACCGGGGTCGCGGGCCCCGCGGGCGTCTCGCCCACGGTGCCGCCGCAGATGCCGTACGGAGGCGGGGGCGACCAGGGCGCCGGGCCGGGGCCGTCCGGTCCGGCCGCGCCGAGGCGTGGCGCCGACTCGCCCGACCGGCAGCGGCGGCGCAGGAAGCTGACGATGTTCCTCGCGGGTGTCGTCGGCGCGCTCGTCGTCATAGCCGCCGCCGTCTTCCTGACCGGCCTCGGCAAGGACGACAAGGGAGACGAGAGCGCCAAGCCGCCGGCGTCGCCGAGCACGAGCGAGAAGGACCTGCCCGCGGGCGTCGAGTGCACCGGCAAGAGCTGCACCGGCAAGGACCCGGAGACCATGGGCTGCGGCGGCGAGCTGGCCGGTACGACGACCCGCGCGACGGTGGGCAAGGCCGTGATCGAGGTCCGCTACAGCAAGACGTGCGGGGCGGCATGGGCGCGCATCACCCAGGCGGCCCCCGGCGACAAGGTCACGATCTCCGGCGACGGCGCCAAGCAGAACGGGACCGTGAACGCGGACTTCGACGCGTACACGCCGATGGTGGCCGTCAAGGACGGTGCTTCGGCGGAGGCGTGCGCGACCCTCAAGGCCGGCCAGACCGGCTGCACGAAGTAG
- a CDS encoding helix-turn-helix domain-containing protein gives MSAAWQPLPEALPPEVRHFVEQLRLLKDRTGLSLIELGRETAYSKSSWQRYLNAQQPPPRQAVAALCKVAGEDGERFCARWEVAVRVWPRGGAGSARPAPGVVLSKAGRDVPPVRPRRPRRPRRTQRPSRARSAWTWRSTAGVTALLVLMVLLEGLLRYLMR, from the coding sequence ATGAGTGCTGCCTGGCAGCCGCTTCCGGAGGCACTTCCGCCGGAGGTACGGCATTTCGTGGAGCAGTTGCGGCTGCTCAAGGACCGCACCGGCCTGAGCCTGATCGAGCTCGGCAGGGAGACGGCCTACAGCAAGTCCTCCTGGCAGCGTTACCTCAACGCGCAGCAGCCACCGCCCCGGCAGGCGGTCGCGGCGCTGTGCAAGGTGGCGGGGGAGGACGGCGAACGGTTCTGCGCGCGCTGGGAGGTGGCCGTCCGCGTGTGGCCGCGGGGTGGGGCGGGCAGTGCGCGGCCCGCTCCGGGCGTCGTACTGAGCAAGGCGGGCAGGGACGTGCCCCCGGTCCGGCCGAGAAGGCCGAGAAGGCCGAGAAGGACACAGCGGCCGTCGCGCGCTCGCTCGGCGTGGACGTGGCGTTCCACCGCGGGCGTCACCGCGTTGCTCGTCCTCATGGTGCTGCTCGAAGGACTCCTGCGCTACCTCATGCGCTAG
- a CDS encoding response regulator, with amino-acid sequence MTRVLVVDDQFLIRAGLVGLLRAAPGIEVVGEAGDGAEAVALAATTRPDVVLMDIRMPGMSGIVATEKILSEAPEPPPRILVLTTFDLDEYVYGALRAGASGFLLKDSGPERLLAAVAAVGGGDALFAPSVTCRLVEAFARQTGPGAKDRAEPPADLGALTLREVEVLKLIATGLSNADIADRLYISEATVKTHLNRTMSKLDLDSRAQAVVVAYETGLVTPGGGG; translated from the coding sequence ATGACCAGGGTGCTCGTGGTCGACGACCAGTTCCTCATCCGGGCCGGTCTGGTGGGGCTGCTGCGCGCCGCGCCCGGCATCGAGGTCGTCGGGGAGGCGGGGGACGGGGCGGAAGCCGTCGCGCTCGCCGCGACGACCCGGCCCGACGTGGTCCTGATGGACATCCGCATGCCCGGCATGAGCGGCATCGTGGCCACCGAGAAGATCCTCTCCGAGGCGCCCGAACCGCCGCCGCGCATCCTGGTGCTGACCACGTTCGATCTCGACGAGTACGTGTACGGGGCGCTGCGGGCCGGGGCGTCGGGCTTCCTGCTCAAGGACTCCGGGCCCGAGCGCCTGCTCGCCGCGGTGGCCGCCGTCGGGGGCGGCGACGCGCTCTTCGCGCCCAGCGTCACCTGCCGCCTCGTCGAGGCCTTCGCCCGGCAGACCGGGCCCGGGGCCAAGGACCGTGCCGAACCGCCCGCCGATCTGGGGGCGTTGACCCTGCGCGAGGTCGAGGTCCTGAAGCTGATCGCCACGGGCCTGTCCAACGCGGACATCGCCGACCGCCTCTACATCAGCGAGGCCACTGTCAAGACCCACCTCAACCGCACGATGTCCAAACTCGACCTGGACAGCAGGGCGCAGGCCGTGGTGGTGGCGTACGAGACGGGCCTCGTCACGCCGGGCGGCGGTGGCTGA
- a CDS encoding sensor histidine kinase: MRIRPLVADTSIAVALTTVAVLLGQESAKQGWPELDVRGYVLVALVNVPIVARSRAPLTVLTVVYLAWIAYVTVGYWPVVNTFGPMLAVYTVASLKPPRVSLPCAALMSAVWIYAGAISEGATMASVIGQAIGFPLVIWRFGHVARRSAELARQLKREQDERARREVAEERGRIARELHDVVAHHMSVISVQAGLAKFVFTSDPATAHAALSTISGTSGEALEELRRMLRVLRAREEGDGAPDAPMPGLARLGEMVERVRAGGVAVELRVEGTSRQLAPGVELCAYRVVQEALTNVLKHARGAGALVELRYQPHHVTVSVTNDGEGVIPDRVGTGGGHGLIGMRERAKLYGGTISIGPRSEGGFAVRLTLPTSAQAASQGDDAT; encoded by the coding sequence ATGCGGATCCGCCCCCTCGTCGCCGATACGTCGATCGCGGTCGCCCTCACCACCGTCGCCGTACTCCTCGGGCAGGAGTCCGCCAAGCAGGGGTGGCCCGAACTCGACGTGCGGGGCTATGTGCTGGTCGCGCTGGTCAATGTGCCGATCGTGGCCCGCAGCAGGGCCCCGCTCACCGTGCTCACCGTCGTGTACCTGGCGTGGATCGCGTACGTCACCGTCGGCTACTGGCCCGTGGTGAACACCTTCGGGCCCATGCTCGCCGTCTACACCGTCGCCTCCCTGAAGCCCCCGCGCGTCTCTCTGCCGTGCGCCGCGCTGATGAGCGCGGTCTGGATCTACGCCGGCGCGATCAGCGAGGGCGCGACCATGGCGTCCGTGATCGGGCAGGCCATCGGCTTCCCCCTGGTGATCTGGCGGTTCGGGCATGTCGCACGCCGGTCCGCCGAGCTGGCCAGGCAGCTCAAGCGTGAGCAGGACGAGCGGGCGCGGCGCGAGGTGGCCGAGGAACGCGGGCGCATAGCAAGGGAGTTGCACGACGTCGTCGCTCACCACATGTCGGTGATATCCGTGCAGGCGGGCCTCGCGAAGTTCGTCTTCACGTCCGATCCGGCCACCGCGCACGCCGCGCTGTCCACCATCTCCGGCACCAGCGGCGAGGCGCTGGAGGAGCTGCGCCGCATGCTGCGGGTGCTGCGGGCCCGGGAGGAGGGCGACGGCGCGCCCGACGCGCCGATGCCGGGGCTCGCGCGGCTCGGCGAGATGGTCGAGCGGGTGCGGGCCGGGGGAGTCGCCGTCGAGCTGCGCGTCGAGGGGACGTCGCGGCAGCTGGCTCCCGGGGTCGAACTGTGCGCGTACCGCGTGGTCCAGGAGGCCCTGACGAACGTTCTGAAGCATGCGCGCGGGGCCGGTGCGCTGGTCGAACTCCGTTATCAGCCGCACCATGTCACGGTCTCGGTCACCAATGACGGCGAGGGGGTGATTCCGGACAGAGTGGGTACGGGGGGCGGTCATGGGTTGATTGGGATGCGGGAGCGGGCCAAGCTCTACGGCGGGACGATCAGCATCGGCCCGCGGAGCGAGGGAGGGTTCGCCGTGCGACTGACCCTGCCGACCTCGGCGCAGGCCGCATCGCAGGGGGACGACGCGACTTAA
- a CDS encoding peptidoglycan-binding protein: MSLRKKAATAAVIAALGGGIALGTTPASADAGSGYVSGQGSINDDWGDEGLLSTTSHAHSNATALWQAVLWADGNLAYSGVDCRFGSGTKTATKKWQAARGLNADGIVGKNTFGKNDSKLSFSHYEGNYEIHKYDGTKHDFWIKRTKGGGAHYIQVSTGVGFKAASYTSASACG; the protein is encoded by the coding sequence ATGTCATTGCGCAAGAAGGCCGCAACGGCCGCCGTCATCGCCGCCCTCGGCGGCGGGATCGCCCTGGGCACGACCCCGGCATCGGCCGACGCCGGCTCCGGCTACGTCTCGGGCCAGGGATCCATCAACGACGACTGGGGCGACGAGGGCCTGCTGAGCACCACCTCGCACGCGCACAGCAACGCCACCGCCCTGTGGCAGGCCGTCCTGTGGGCGGACGGCAACCTGGCGTACTCCGGTGTGGACTGCCGGTTCGGCAGCGGCACGAAGACGGCGACCAAGAAGTGGCAGGCGGCCCGCGGCCTCAACGCCGACGGCATCGTCGGCAAGAACACGTTCGGCAAGAACGACAGCAAGCTGAGTTTCAGCCACTACGAGGGCAACTACGAGATCCACAAGTACGACGGCACCAAGCACGACTTCTGGATCAAGCGCACCAAGGGCGGCGGCGCCCACTACATCCAGGTGAGCACCGGGGTGGGCTTCAAGGCGGCGTCCTACACCTCCGCCTCGGCCTGCGGCTGA
- a CDS encoding DUF3017 domain-containing protein, with the protein MSAEPDQGASPADVTETEAVADGEAKGAVSAPGPDGPKKTTRRFPLLTRDTARPEGGGRAAGGDAPAPARQWPLLTVLSTVGLGLLLTAFDVFRVGTILIGLALIAGAVMRWALPGVGMLAVRSRFTDMVTYGSLGLAIVLLAMMAQPDPWLRIPFLGETLHRTITT; encoded by the coding sequence ATGAGCGCCGAACCTGATCAAGGGGCATCGCCGGCCGACGTCACGGAGACCGAGGCCGTGGCGGACGGCGAAGCCAAGGGTGCCGTCAGCGCCCCCGGCCCCGACGGGCCGAAGAAGACCACGCGGCGCTTCCCGCTCCTGACCCGGGACACCGCGCGCCCCGAGGGCGGCGGCCGGGCAGCGGGCGGCGACGCCCCCGCGCCCGCCCGGCAGTGGCCGCTGCTCACCGTGCTCTCGACGGTGGGGCTCGGGCTGCTGCTCACGGCCTTCGACGTGTTCCGCGTCGGCACGATACTGATCGGCCTCGCGCTGATCGCTGGCGCCGTCATGCGGTGGGCGCTGCCCGGCGTCGGCATGCTGGCGGTCCGTTCGCGCTTCACGGACATGGTCACGTACGGCTCGCTCGGCCTCGCCATCGTGCTGCTCGCCATGATGGCGCAGCCCGATCCGTGGCTGAGGATCCCGTTCCTGGGCGAAACCCTGCACCGGACGATCACGACCTAG
- a CDS encoding bifunctional methylenetetrahydrofolate dehydrogenase/methenyltetrahydrofolate cyclohydrolase: MSAQILDGKATAAAIKSELTARVAALKERGLTPGLGTVLVGDDPGSQKYVAGKHRDCAQVGIASIQRELPATATQDEIESVVRELNEDPACTGYIVQLPLPKGIDENRVLELMDPAKDADGLHPMNLGRLVLNEPAPLPCTPFGIITLLRQYGVEINGAEVVVVGRGVTIGRSMPLLLTRRSENATVTQCHTGTRDLSFHLKKADIIVAAAGVPHLIKPEDVKPGAAVLDVGVSRDETGKIVGDVHPGVREVAGWISPNPGGVGPMTRAQLLVNVVEAAERAASAAAS, encoded by the coding sequence ATGAGCGCCCAGATTCTCGATGGCAAGGCCACCGCAGCCGCGATCAAGTCCGAACTGACCGCCCGCGTGGCGGCCCTGAAGGAGAGGGGCCTCACGCCCGGCCTCGGCACTGTCCTGGTCGGTGACGACCCGGGCAGCCAGAAGTACGTCGCCGGCAAGCACCGTGACTGTGCGCAGGTCGGCATCGCCTCCATCCAGCGCGAGCTGCCCGCGACCGCGACGCAGGACGAGATCGAGTCCGTCGTCCGCGAGCTCAACGAGGACCCGGCCTGCACCGGCTACATCGTGCAGCTCCCGCTGCCCAAGGGCATCGACGAGAACCGCGTCCTCGAACTCATGGACCCGGCCAAGGACGCCGACGGTCTGCACCCGATGAACCTCGGCCGCCTCGTCCTGAACGAGCCCGCGCCGCTGCCCTGCACGCCCTTCGGCATCATCACGCTGCTGCGCCAGTACGGCGTGGAGATCAACGGTGCCGAGGTCGTGGTCGTCGGCCGCGGTGTGACGATCGGCCGCTCCATGCCGCTCCTGCTCACCCGCCGCTCGGAGAACGCGACGGTGACGCAGTGCCACACCGGCACCCGCGACCTGTCCTTCCACCTGAAGAAGGCCGACATCATCGTGGCCGCCGCGGGCGTCCCGCACCTGATCAAGCCCGAGGACGTGAAGCCGGGCGCCGCGGTCCTGGACGTCGGCGTCTCGCGCGACGAGACCGGCAAGATCGTCGGCGATGTGCACCCGGGCGTCCGCGAGGTCGCCGGGTGGATCTCGCCGAACCCCGGCGGCGTCGGCCCGATGACGCGCGCCCAGCTGCTCGTCAACGTCGTCGAGGCCGCCGAGCGCGCCGCGTCCGCCGCCGCGAGCTGA
- the purH gene encoding bifunctional phosphoribosylaminoimidazolecarboxamide formyltransferase/IMP cyclohydrolase yields MTAEGTHGSQRPIKRALISVYDKTGLEELARGLHEAGVELVSTGSTAAKIAATGVPVTKVEELTGFPECLDGRVKTLHPRVHAGILADLRLEDHQRQLAELGIEPFQLVVVNLYPFKATVASGATPDECVEQIDIGGPSMVRAAAKNHPSVSVITSPDRYADVLAAVRDGGFDLTARKRLAAEAFRHTAEYDLAVASWFADDYASDGTDFPEFLGSAYSRKNVLRYGENPHQGAALYVDGNGGLAEAEQLHGKEMSYNNYTDTDAARRAAYDHEDPCVAIIKHANPCGIAIGSNVAEAHRKAHACDPLSAFGGVIAVNRPVSKEMAEQVADIFTEVIVAPEYEDGALEALTKKKNIRVLRCHQAPSNAVARESNWERKQIDGGALLQVTDRLQADGDNPANWTLATGDALNAGELAELAFAWKASRAVKSNAILLAKDGASVGVGMGQVNRVDSAKLAVERAGEERAHGAYAASDAFFPFPDGLEILTAAGVKAVVQPGGSVRDELVVEAAKKAGVTMYFTGTRHFFH; encoded by the coding sequence GTGACCGCCGAAGGTACGCACGGTTCGCAGCGCCCCATCAAGCGCGCGCTCATCAGCGTCTATGACAAGACCGGGCTCGAGGAGCTCGCGCGCGGGCTGCACGAGGCCGGCGTCGAGCTCGTCTCGACCGGTTCGACCGCCGCGAAGATCGCCGCCACCGGGGTGCCCGTCACCAAGGTCGAGGAGCTGACAGGGTTCCCCGAGTGCCTGGACGGCCGGGTCAAGACGCTGCACCCGCGCGTGCACGCCGGGATCCTCGCCGACCTGCGCCTGGAGGACCACCAGCGCCAGCTCGCCGAGCTCGGCATCGAGCCGTTCCAGCTCGTCGTCGTGAACCTCTACCCCTTCAAGGCGACCGTCGCCTCCGGCGCGACGCCCGACGAGTGCGTCGAGCAGATCGACATCGGCGGCCCCTCGATGGTCCGCGCCGCCGCCAAGAACCACCCCTCGGTGTCGGTCATCACGAGCCCCGACCGGTACGCCGACGTGCTCGCCGCCGTCCGTGACGGCGGTTTCGACCTGACCGCCCGCAAGCGCCTGGCCGCCGAGGCGTTCCGCCACACCGCCGAGTACGACCTCGCGGTCGCCTCCTGGTTCGCCGACGACTACGCATCGGACGGCACCGACTTCCCCGAGTTCCTCGGCAGCGCGTACTCCCGCAAGAACGTCCTGCGCTACGGCGAGAACCCGCACCAGGGCGCCGCCCTCTACGTCGACGGCAACGGCGGTCTCGCCGAGGCGGAGCAGCTGCACGGCAAGGAGATGTCGTACAACAACTACACGGACACGGACGCCGCGCGCCGTGCCGCGTACGACCACGAAGACCCCTGCGTCGCGATCATCAAGCACGCCAACCCCTGCGGCATCGCGATCGGTTCGAACGTCGCCGAGGCGCACCGCAAGGCGCACGCCTGCGACCCGCTCTCCGCGTTCGGCGGTGTGATCGCGGTGAACCGCCCGGTCTCCAAGGAGATGGCGGAGCAGGTCGCCGACATCTTCACCGAGGTCATCGTCGCGCCGGAGTACGAGGACGGCGCCCTCGAAGCCCTCACCAAGAAGAAGAACATCCGCGTCCTGCGCTGCCACCAGGCTCCGTCCAACGCGGTGGCCCGCGAAAGCAATTGGGAACGTAAGCAGATCGACGGCGGCGCGCTGCTCCAGGTCACCGACCGCCTCCAGGCCGACGGCGACAACCCCGCCAACTGGACGCTCGCCACGGGCGACGCCCTGAACGCGGGCGAGCTCGCCGAACTCGCCTTCGCCTGGAAGGCGTCGCGCGCGGTGAAGTCCAACGCGATCCTGCTCGCCAAGGACGGCGCCTCGGTCGGCGTCGGCATGGGCCAGGTCAACCGCGTCGACTCCGCGAAGCTCGCCGTCGAGCGGGCGGGCGAGGAGCGCGCGCACGGCGCGTACGCCGCGTCGGACGCGTTCTTCCCGTTCCCCGACGGTCTGGAGATCCTGACCGCCGCGGGCGTCAAGGCCGTGGTGCAGCCGGGTGGTTCGGTCCGTGACGAGCTGGTCGTCGAGGCCGCGAAGAAGGCGGGCGTGACGATGTACTTCACGGGTACGCGGCACTTCTTCCACTGA
- the purN gene encoding phosphoribosylglycinamide formyltransferase, giving the protein MAKSPVAKRLVVLVSGSGTNLQALLDKIATDGTAGYGAEIVAVGADRDGIAGLERAELAGIPTFVCRVKDHATRDEWDAALAEATAAYEPDLVVSAGFMKIVGKRFLARFGGRFVNTHPALLPSFPGAHGVRDALAYGAKVTGCTVHFVDDGVDTGPIIAQGVVPVGDEDDESALHERIKEVERRLLVDVVGRLARNGYRIEGRKVLIP; this is encoded by the coding sequence GTGGCCAAGAGCCCTGTGGCCAAGCGCCTGGTCGTGCTGGTCTCCGGATCAGGCACGAATCTGCAGGCTCTGCTCGACAAGATCGCGACGGACGGGACGGCCGGCTACGGCGCCGAGATCGTCGCGGTCGGCGCCGACCGCGACGGCATCGCCGGCCTGGAGCGTGCCGAGCTCGCCGGGATTCCCACCTTCGTCTGCCGGGTGAAGGACCACGCGACGCGCGACGAATGGGACGCGGCTCTCGCCGAGGCGACCGCCGCGTACGAGCCCGATCTGGTCGTGTCGGCCGGGTTCATGAAGATCGTGGGGAAGCGATTCCTCGCACGGTTCGGCGGGCGGTTCGTCAACACGCACCCCGCCCTGCTGCCCAGCTTCCCGGGGGCCCACGGTGTGCGCGACGCGCTCGCGTACGGCGCGAAGGTCACGGGATGCACCGTCCACTTCGTCGACGACGGCGTCGACACCGGCCCGATCATCGCCCAGGGCGTGGTCCCGGTCGGGGACGAGGACGACGAGAGCGCTCTGCACGAGCGCATCAAGGAAGTCGAGCGAAGGCTGCTCGTCGATGTCGTGGGGCGTCTGGCCCGCAACGGCTACCGCATTGAGGGACGAAAGGTACTTATCCCGTGA